From a single Brassica rapa cultivar Chiifu-401-42 chromosome A01, CAAS_Brap_v3.01, whole genome shotgun sequence genomic region:
- the LOC103859331 gene encoding uncharacterized protein LOC103859331 isoform X2, producing the protein MIPQQWTPPCGSQCTHKYAALTQIPWRVFCKKGCDADSDSWEDCVSDCSEICYKDPVLKDRQWSAYIDRSPGAASYSEECFHACVAGCGYKFEVGSEEVDKVKPKRPPPPPPKPQPPPRAKGPKQPPSEEVPGTSA; encoded by the exons atgatacCGCAGCAATGGACGCCGCCGTGTGGGAGTCAATGCACGCACAAGTACGCAGCTCTTACGCAGATTCCAT GGAGAGTGTTCtgcaagaagggatgtgatgCCGACAGTGACTCATGGGAAGATT GTGTATCAGACTGCAGTGAGATATGCTACAAAGACCCTGTGCTAAAAGACCGACAATGGAGTGCATATATAGATCGTTCTCCTGGAGCTGCCAGCTACTCTGAG GAATGCTTTCACGCGTGTGTCGCAGGCTGTGGTTACAAG TTTGAAGTTGGATCTGAGGAAGTCGATAAGGTGAAACCAAAAAGaccaccgccaccaccaccaaagCCACAGCCACCACCAAGAGCTAAAGGACCAAAGCAGCCACCTAGTGAGGAGGTTCCTGGAACTTCAGCTTGA
- the LOC103859331 gene encoding uncharacterized protein LOC103859331 isoform X1, producing the protein MDAAVWESMHAQVRSSYADSIFSMIRIVLRRICIQAGRVFCKKGCDADSDSWEDCVSDCSEICYKDPVLKDRQWSAYIDRSPGAASYSEECFHACVAGCGYKFEVGSEEVDKVKPKRPPPPPPKPQPPPRAKGPKQPPSEEVPGTSA; encoded by the exons ATGGACGCCGCCGTGTGGGAGTCAATGCACGCACAAGTACGCAGCTCTTACGCAGATTCCAT TTTCTCGATGATAAGAATCGTGCTTCGGCGAATTTGTATTCAAGCAG GGAGAGTGTTCtgcaagaagggatgtgatgCCGACAGTGACTCATGGGAAGATT GTGTATCAGACTGCAGTGAGATATGCTACAAAGACCCTGTGCTAAAAGACCGACAATGGAGTGCATATATAGATCGTTCTCCTGGAGCTGCCAGCTACTCTGAG GAATGCTTTCACGCGTGTGTCGCAGGCTGTGGTTACAAG TTTGAAGTTGGATCTGAGGAAGTCGATAAGGTGAAACCAAAAAGaccaccgccaccaccaccaaagCCACAGCCACCACCAAGAGCTAAAGGACCAAAGCAGCCACCTAGTGAGGAGGTTCCTGGAACTTCAGCTTGA
- the LOC103859331 gene encoding uncharacterized protein LOC103859331 isoform X3 — translation MIRIVLRRICIQAGRVFCKKGCDADSDSWEDCVSDCSEICYKDPVLKDRQWSAYIDRSPGAASYSEECFHACVAGCGYKFEVGSEEVDKVKPKRPPPPPPKPQPPPRAKGPKQPPSEEVPGTSA, via the exons ATGATAAGAATCGTGCTTCGGCGAATTTGTATTCAAGCAG GGAGAGTGTTCtgcaagaagggatgtgatgCCGACAGTGACTCATGGGAAGATT GTGTATCAGACTGCAGTGAGATATGCTACAAAGACCCTGTGCTAAAAGACCGACAATGGAGTGCATATATAGATCGTTCTCCTGGAGCTGCCAGCTACTCTGAG GAATGCTTTCACGCGTGTGTCGCAGGCTGTGGTTACAAG TTTGAAGTTGGATCTGAGGAAGTCGATAAGGTGAAACCAAAAAGaccaccgccaccaccaccaaagCCACAGCCACCACCAAGAGCTAAAGGACCAAAGCAGCCACCTAGTGAGGAGGTTCCTGGAACTTCAGCTTGA
- the LOC103859347 gene encoding uncharacterized protein LOC103859347 codes for MALLLNRVRSASVFMFTVTFLFIFAEGLRPSDHGLQYQTSSPPTESHSPPGKMMSFFGDSRSSPPPSQLLPKATDTDGGDDDTWWRDGAANRREHVMRHVFLAASIICGVSGVALLVVFTLVYFFRYRNQSPSNLPCNDLK; via the coding sequence aTGGCTCTTCTCTTAAACCGCGTTAGATCGGCTTCGGTCTTCATGTTCACTGTAACATTCCTCTTCATCTTCGCCGAAGGCTTACGACCTTCTGATCATGGCCTACAGTATCAAACCAGCTCACCACCGACTGAATCTCACTCACCTCCCGGGAAAATGATGTCCTTCTTCGGAGATTCCcgttcttctcctcctccttctcagCTCCTTCCCAAAGCTACGGATACAGACGGCGGAGACGACGACACGTGGTGGCGTGATGGAGCTGCCAACAGACGCGAGCACGTGATGAGGCACGTGTTTCTTGCGGCGAGCATCATATGCGGCGTCTCCGGCGTTGCGCTCCTTGTTGTTTTCACTTTGGTTTACTTCTTTAGGTATCGGAATCAAAGTCCGTCGAACTTACCCTGTAACGATTTAAAGTAG